The segment ACGCCGACCCCTTCACCAACGCCGTGCGCATCACCGTCTCGGCGCTGCGCAAGCGCCTCGGCGAACCCTGGATCATCGCGACCGTGCCGGGCGTCGGCTACCGCATCGACGCACCGCCCGGTACCGGACCCGGGGGAGGCGGACATGGCGGCGCGCACGCGGGCGGACGGGGGTAGGGCGCCCGGGACGAGCGTCCGCCTCAAGCTGACCCTCAGCTACGCCGGATTCCTCATGCTCGCCGGTGCCCTGCTGCTCGGAGCGGTGTGGGTGTTCCTCCTGCGCTACGTCCCCGACCGCGCCCTGCTGCTCGACGCCGACGGCACCACCCCCACCGGGGTGTTCCCCGTCCGGTCCAACCTTCTGCGCGTGTTCGCGCCGAGGGCGGCCGTCGTGACGGGGTTCCTGCTGGTGTTCGGCCTCCTGGGAGGGTGGCTCCTCGCGGGACGGATGCTCGCCCCGCTGACCGTGCTCACGCGCGCCACCCGCAGGGCCGCGGACGGTTCGCTCTCGCACCGGATCCGGCTGCCGGGGCGCAACGACGAGTTCCGCGAACTGGCCGACGCCTTCGACACGATGCTGGCCCGGCTCGAAGCGCACGTCGCCGAACAGCGGAGGTTCGCGGCCAACGCCTCCCACGAACTGCGCACCCCACTGGCCGTCTCGAAGGCGCTCCTCGAGGTGGCCCGCACCGATCCGGACCGGGACACCGGCGAGGTCATCGACCGCCTGCACGCCGTCAACACCCGGGCCATCGAGCTCACCGAAGCACTGCTCCTGCTCGGCCGGGCGAACCAGGGGACGTTCGCACGGGAGGCGGTCGACCTGTCCCTGCTGGTCGAGGAGGCGGCCGAGACCCTCCTTCCCCTCGCGGAGAGGCGCGGCGTCACCGTCGAGACCACCGGCGACGTCACCCCGGTGAACGGGTCGCAGGCGCTCCTGCTCCAGTTGACCACCAACCTCCTGCACAACGCGATCGTCCACAACCTCCCCGTGGGAGGCACCGTCCGGATCGACACGAGGGCGCGGGGGCCGAAGCCCGGGACCACGGTGCTCACGGTCGAGAACACCGGCGGACGGCTCACCGCGGAACAGGTCCCGAGGCTCACCGAGCCCTTCCAGCGCGGCACCGAGCGCCTGCACGCCGACGATGCGGGCGTCGGCCTGGGACTGGCCATCGTCCGGACGATCACCGAAGCGCACGACGGGACCCTCACCCTGGAGCCCCGCGCCCGGGGCGGCCTGCGCGTCACCGTGGCACTCCCCACGGCCGACGCGAACTGACCCTGCCCGGCGGCCGGGACGCTCGGCCCGGGGACGGCTCCACCGGGCCGACCGCCGGCCCCGCTCCGGACCGGTCATGTCTCCTGGGCGCAGGACCGCAGGCGGTCGGCGAACGCACTGACGAGCGCGCGCAGTTCGGCGGGGCGCTCGACGACGAAGGGCCGGTCGAGCGAGGCGAGGACCGCGGGCAGCCAGTCCAGCCGCTCGGCCCGGAGCTCGGCGCGCATCCAGCGTTCACCGGCCGCAGCCTCCTGGCCCGCCAGGGGTTCGGCTTCCTCCAGGGTCGCGACGCCGGCGGGGAGGCGGGCGCGGATCTGCTCGGCCGTCCCGTGGATCCGCAGGGTCACCTCGTGCCGGTAGGGGGCCGTGGCCAGGGACGACAGCAGGCGCTGCGCCGGATCCGGACCCGGTGGCGCTTCGAACGAGCCGGGCAGGGTCCGCGCGCCGGCCACGCGATCGAGCCGCAGGGTCCGGTCCTCACCGATCCCGGCGTCCCGGCCCGTGACGTACCACCGGCCCGCATGGGCGACGATCCCGTACGCGTGCAGGACGCGTTCGCTGCGGCGCCCGTCGCGGTCCTCGTAGCGGACCGAAACCGGGCGGCGGTGGCGCACCGCGTCGGCGAGGGTGAGCAGGACCCCGGTGTCCGGGGTGTCGAACGCGCCGGGCCGGTCCGTGAAGGCGAGGGCTTCCAGGAGTGTGTCGAGCCGCCGGGCCACATGCGCGGGCAGCACGCGCCGGATCTTCGCCGACGCCGTCTCGCCGGCCGCGTGCTCCGCGGCCGTCAGCCCGGTCCGGCGCCCTGCCACCAGGCCGAGCAGGACGGCCAGCGCCTCGTCGTCGCTCAGCATGAGCGGAGGCAGACGGTATCCGGGGGAGAGCCGGTAGCCGCCGTAACGGCCCCGGACCGACTCCACGGGCACGTCCAGGTCGAGCAGGTGGTCCACGTACCGCCGCACGGTGCGCTCGTCGACCCCGAGCCGCCCGGCCAGCTCGGCCGTGGTGCGCGTGCCGCCGGACTGCAAGAGCTCCAGGAGTGTCAGCACGCGGCCGGTGGGTCGAGGCACGGGTCGAAGCCTAGCCCGAATACCGGGCGGGTTCTGCCCGGTATTCCTCCTAGCCTGCGACGTGCAAGCACACGGCACGGCCAAGGAGCTTCCGATGGACTTCGTCTCGATCCGCATCATCACCGGCGACGTGGCGCGCCTCGTCGCGTTCTACGAGCGCGTCATCGGCGTGCAGGCCGGCTGGGCCACCCCGGACTTCGCCGAGCTCCGGGCCGGGGGCGCCACCCTCGCGATCGCCGGGACCCGCACCGTCCCGCTGTTCGCCCCCGGCTCGGCCCGCCCGGCGGACAACCACAGCGTGATCACCGAGTTCCTCGTCGACGACGTGGACCGCGTCCACCGGGACCTGACCGGCTTCGTCGACGCGTTCGTCACCGAGCCCACCACCATGCCGTGGGGCAACCGGTCGCTGCTCCTGCGCGACCCCGACGGCAACCTCGTCAACTTCTTCACGCCCGTCACCGCGGCCGCCGTCGAGAAGTTCGCACACCGGCACGGGAGGTGAGCGGTACGCCCGGCGGCGCAGGCGAGGGCACCGTCGGAAGCCGCCGCATAGGATCACCGGCATGGCACTGCGACCTGTCCAGGTGAACATCAAGGCCCTCGACGGCCGCGCGGTCGGCCGGTTCTGGGCGCAGGCCCTCGGCTGGAGTGCGTTCAGCCCCGGCGTCACCACCTATGTCGGACCGGCCG is part of the Streptomyces asoensis genome and harbors:
- a CDS encoding VOC family protein, whose amino-acid sequence is MDFVSIRIITGDVARLVAFYERVIGVQAGWATPDFAELRAGGATLAIAGTRTVPLFAPGSARPADNHSVITEFLVDDVDRVHRDLTGFVDAFVTEPTTMPWGNRSLLLRDPDGNLVNFFTPVTAAAVEKFAHRHGR
- a CDS encoding sensor histidine kinase, with the translated sequence MAARTRADGGRAPGTSVRLKLTLSYAGFLMLAGALLLGAVWVFLLRYVPDRALLLDADGTTPTGVFPVRSNLLRVFAPRAAVVTGFLLVFGLLGGWLLAGRMLAPLTVLTRATRRAADGSLSHRIRLPGRNDEFRELADAFDTMLARLEAHVAEQRRFAANASHELRTPLAVSKALLEVARTDPDRDTGEVIDRLHAVNTRAIELTEALLLLGRANQGTFAREAVDLSLLVEEAAETLLPLAERRGVTVETTGDVTPVNGSQALLLQLTTNLLHNAIVHNLPVGGTVRIDTRARGPKPGTTVLTVENTGGRLTAEQVPRLTEPFQRGTERLHADDAGVGLGLAIVRTITEAHDGTLTLEPRARGGLRVTVALPTADAN
- a CDS encoding helix-turn-helix transcriptional regulator, whose translation is MPRPTGRVLTLLELLQSGGTRTTAELAGRLGVDERTVRRYVDHLLDLDVPVESVRGRYGGYRLSPGYRLPPLMLSDDEALAVLLGLVAGRRTGLTAAEHAAGETASAKIRRVLPAHVARRLDTLLEALAFTDRPGAFDTPDTGVLLTLADAVRHRRPVSVRYEDRDGRRSERVLHAYGIVAHAGRWYVTGRDAGIGEDRTLRLDRVAGARTLPGSFEAPPGPDPAQRLLSSLATAPYRHEVTLRIHGTAEQIRARLPAGVATLEEAEPLAGQEAAAGERWMRAELRAERLDWLPAVLASLDRPFVVERPAELRALVSAFADRLRSCAQET